In Pseudomonas alcaliphila JAB1, a single window of DNA contains:
- a CDS encoding aromatic ring-hydroxylating dioxygenase subunit alpha, whose product MTQATSQQIPVHQLETVLAPIHQATGLSNEFYTDQKLFELERDQVMGKTWACVGFASDLSQNGSVKPVDFMGLPLLLMRNREGLVQVFHNVCSHRGMKLVEEAGTVQGVIRCPYHSWTYDLNGGLKGTPHVGGIDKHKDERFACEKHGLKAIRSAIWMDMVFVNLSGDAQPLEEMLAPLTARWSQFLGDDGMDLMRRRANMDSTTLDIACNWKLAVENYCEAYHLPWVHPSLNTYSRLEDHYNILFDEQFAGQGSYAYNLSDVAGTHLPQFPSWPRDRLRNAEYVAFFPNVLLGIQADHAFAMQLEPVAPGRTIEHLRLFYVGDEALSDEYAACRNAILESWKVVFAEDIASVEGMQKGRHSPGYGGGAFSPEMDIPTHYFHQWAARKLLTIAQNA is encoded by the coding sequence ATGACTCAAGCCACTTCTCAGCAAATCCCAGTGCACCAGCTGGAAACCGTACTCGCGCCGATCCACCAAGCTACCGGCCTGTCCAACGAGTTCTATACCGACCAGAAGTTGTTCGAGCTCGAACGCGACCAGGTCATGGGCAAGACCTGGGCCTGCGTCGGCTTCGCTAGCGATCTGAGCCAGAACGGCTCGGTAAAACCGGTCGACTTCATGGGCCTGCCGCTGCTGCTGATGCGTAACCGTGAAGGCCTGGTGCAGGTGTTCCACAACGTCTGCAGTCACCGTGGCATGAAGCTGGTGGAAGAGGCCGGCACCGTGCAGGGCGTGATTCGCTGCCCCTACCATTCCTGGACCTACGACCTCAATGGCGGCCTCAAGGGCACGCCGCACGTGGGCGGCATCGACAAGCACAAGGACGAGCGTTTCGCCTGCGAGAAGCACGGCCTCAAGGCCATTCGCAGCGCGATCTGGATGGACATGGTGTTCGTCAACCTGTCCGGCGACGCGCAGCCGCTGGAAGAGATGCTGGCGCCGCTGACCGCGCGCTGGAGTCAGTTCCTCGGTGATGACGGCATGGACCTGATGCGCCGCCGCGCCAACATGGACTCGACCACGTTGGACATCGCCTGCAACTGGAAGCTGGCCGTGGAGAACTACTGCGAGGCGTACCACTTGCCGTGGGTGCACCCGAGTCTGAACACCTACTCGCGCCTGGAAGATCACTACAACATCCTCTTCGACGAGCAGTTCGCCGGCCAGGGCAGCTACGCCTACAACCTCTCCGACGTTGCCGGCACCCACCTGCCGCAGTTCCCCAGCTGGCCGCGGGACCGCCTGCGCAACGCCGAGTACGTGGCTTTCTTCCCCAACGTGCTGCTGGGCATCCAGGCCGACCACGCCTTCGCCATGCAGCTGGAGCCGGTCGCACCGGGCCGTACCATCGAGCACCTGCGCCTGTTCTATGTCGGTGACGAGGCACTGAGCGACGAGTACGCCGCCTGCCGCAACGCCATTCTGGAATCGTGGAAGGTGGTGTTCGCCGAGGACATTGCCTCGGTCGAAGGCATGCAGAAGGGCCGTCATTCGCCGGGTTACGGCGGCGGCGCGTTCTCCCCGGAAATGGACATCCCGACGCACTACTTCCACCAGTGGGCGGCGCGCAAGTTGCTGACCATCGCGCAGAACGCCTGA
- a CDS encoding FAD-dependent oxidoreductase gives MSKQINLPHDDSSCGWYAALAQQPACKRLHGEQRADYAVIGAGFAGLAAARRLGELLPDKRIILVDAQRVGQGASGRNSGFVIDLPHKFALEHPDPAHKQRLLSLNRAAIAQLQGLIERHGIDCQWSHAGKYQGAVGQRGLAYLQHFEQLLKNLGEPFRLVERDELAQVLGNAYYSRAIFTPGCYLMQPAALVTGLAHSLPENVELLEESPITGLQRDGHGGWLLQGSQGTIRTEQLLLGTSIFTQEFGYLRNRLLPVMTFASWTRPLSDAELAAYGGQLDWGLTPADHAGTTVRMTQDRRLIIRNTYKHVPKYGKSTSDGMRESVRADHRKAFLARFPQLADVPFSHTWGGVYAISRNFTNFFGELEPGVFASACDNGVGAAWGTISGTLLAEMAVGSDSAQLRDIQAVTGMPSLNPPEPFLGLGVRSRIRLAAWNSRSEL, from the coding sequence ATGAGCAAGCAAATCAATCTGCCCCATGACGACAGCAGTTGTGGCTGGTACGCCGCACTGGCGCAGCAACCTGCGTGCAAGCGCCTGCACGGCGAGCAACGCGCCGACTACGCGGTGATCGGCGCCGGTTTCGCTGGCCTGGCCGCTGCGCGCCGCCTTGGCGAGTTGCTGCCGGACAAACGCATCATCCTGGTCGACGCCCAGCGTGTCGGCCAGGGCGCTTCTGGACGCAACTCCGGTTTCGTCATCGACCTGCCGCACAAGTTCGCCCTGGAACATCCCGACCCGGCACACAAACAGCGCCTGCTGTCGCTCAATCGCGCTGCCATCGCCCAGCTGCAGGGGTTGATCGAGCGTCACGGCATCGACTGCCAGTGGTCCCATGCCGGCAAGTATCAGGGCGCGGTGGGCCAGCGTGGCCTGGCGTATCTGCAGCACTTCGAGCAGTTGCTGAAGAATCTGGGCGAACCCTTCCGCCTGGTCGAGCGCGACGAGCTTGCGCAGGTGCTGGGCAATGCCTATTACAGCCGCGCGATTTTCACCCCGGGTTGCTATCTGATGCAGCCGGCGGCATTGGTCACCGGGCTGGCGCACTCGCTGCCGGAGAATGTCGAGCTGCTGGAAGAATCGCCCATCACCGGTCTGCAACGCGACGGTCACGGCGGCTGGCTGCTGCAGGGCAGTCAGGGCACGATTCGCACCGAGCAGTTGCTGCTCGGCACCAGCATCTTCACCCAGGAGTTCGGTTACCTGCGCAACCGCCTGCTGCCGGTGATGACCTTCGCCAGCTGGACGCGTCCGCTGAGCGATGCCGAGCTGGCGGCCTACGGTGGTCAGCTCGACTGGGGCCTGACCCCGGCCGATCACGCCGGCACCACGGTACGCATGACCCAGGACCGCCGCCTGATCATCCGTAACACCTACAAGCACGTGCCCAAGTACGGCAAGAGCACCAGCGACGGCATGCGCGAGTCGGTGCGCGCCGATCATCGCAAGGCCTTCCTGGCGCGCTTCCCGCAGTTGGCCGATGTACCGTTCAGCCACACCTGGGGCGGTGTTTACGCGATCTCGCGCAACTTCACCAACTTCTTCGGCGAACTGGAGCCGGGCGTGTTCGCCTCGGCCTGCGACAACGGCGTCGGCGCGGCCTGGGGCACCATCTCCGGCACGCTGCTGGCGGAAATGGCGGTGGGCAGCGATTCGGCGCAGTTGCGCGATATCCAGGCGGTCACCGGCATGCCATCGCTCAATCCTCCGGAGCCGTTCCTCGGTTTGGGCGTGCGTTCGCGCATTCGCCTGGCGGCCTGGAACAGTCGGAGCGAGCTATGA
- a CDS encoding aldehyde dehydrogenase family protein, with translation MYPIASHWLNYIDGDWVDSAQHLSVNNPGTAEPLATIAQASVEDAERALLAARRCADSGELTRARPAQRVSWLLRIAEEIRAVADEGAWVLCQENGKSINDARDEFIEAARYFEYYAGMADKIEGTSIPLGNGYMDFTVYDPMGVSAQIVPWNFPVSICARSLAPALAAGNAVVIKSPELSPLGMCVLVRAIVKAGLPQGAINMICGRGREVGAHLVSSAKVDQIVFTGSVPTGQSILRDAAANAIPSVMELGGKSAAIAFADVDRKQLLASVKNGIFFNAGQVCSAMSRLLVQREIYEDIVQAVVELAEGLSIGLGQDNPDLTPVVSAAQLAGIETLCRRAVDEGAVLATGGEAHSELAGHFMRPTVFRDVRADMCIAQEEVFGPVLAVIPFDSEEQAIEIANGTDFGLVAGVFTQDISRAMRCVRRLRAGQVFVNEWYAGGIETPFGGVGLSGFGREKGQEALYSYVRTKNIAIRVAGE, from the coding sequence ATGTATCCGATCGCCTCTCACTGGCTCAATTACATCGATGGTGACTGGGTCGACAGCGCCCAGCACCTGAGCGTGAACAACCCCGGTACTGCCGAGCCGCTGGCGACCATCGCCCAGGCCTCCGTCGAAGACGCCGAGCGCGCGCTGCTGGCGGCGCGTCGCTGCGCCGACAGCGGTGAGCTGACCCGCGCCCGCCCGGCGCAACGGGTCAGCTGGTTGCTGCGTATCGCCGAGGAAATCCGCGCGGTGGCGGACGAGGGCGCCTGGGTGCTGTGCCAGGAAAATGGCAAGAGCATCAACGATGCCCGCGATGAGTTCATCGAAGCCGCGCGCTACTTCGAGTACTACGCCGGCATGGCGGACAAGATCGAGGGCACCTCGATCCCGTTGGGCAACGGCTACATGGACTTCACCGTTTACGACCCGATGGGCGTGTCGGCGCAGATCGTGCCGTGGAATTTCCCGGTGTCCATCTGCGCGCGTTCCCTGGCGCCGGCACTGGCTGCCGGCAACGCGGTGGTGATCAAGTCGCCGGAGCTGTCGCCGCTGGGCATGTGCGTGCTGGTACGCGCCATCGTCAAGGCCGGTTTGCCGCAAGGCGCGATCAACATGATCTGCGGCCGTGGTCGCGAGGTCGGGGCGCATCTGGTGAGCAGCGCCAAGGTCGACCAGATCGTCTTCACCGGCTCGGTGCCCACTGGCCAGTCGATCCTCCGTGATGCGGCGGCCAACGCCATTCCCAGCGTCATGGAACTGGGCGGCAAATCGGCCGCCATCGCCTTCGCCGACGTCGACCGCAAGCAACTGCTGGCCAGCGTCAAGAACGGCATTTTCTTCAATGCCGGGCAAGTCTGCTCGGCCATGTCGCGCCTGCTGGTACAGCGCGAGATCTACGAAGACATCGTCCAGGCGGTGGTCGAGCTGGCCGAAGGGCTCAGCATCGGCCTCGGTCAGGACAACCCGGACCTCACCCCGGTGGTCAGTGCCGCTCAACTTGCTGGAATCGAAACCCTGTGTCGGCGCGCAGTCGATGAAGGCGCGGTACTGGCCACCGGTGGCGAGGCTCATAGCGAGCTGGCCGGGCACTTCATGCGCCCGACAGTATTTCGCGATGTGCGCGCGGACATGTGCATCGCCCAGGAAGAGGTGTTCGGCCCAGTGCTGGCGGTCATCCCCTTCGACAGTGAAGAGCAGGCCATCGAGATTGCCAATGGCACCGATTTCGGTCTGGTCGCCGGCGTCTTCACTCAGGACATCAGCCGCGCCATGCGCTGCGTGCGGCGCCTGCGCGCTGGCCAGGTATTCGTCAATGAGTGGTATGCCGGTGGCATCGAAACGCCGTTCGGCGGTGTTGGCCTGTCCGGCTTCGGCCGTGAGAAGGGCCAGGAAGCGCTGTACAGCTACGTACGCACCAAGAACATCGCCATTCGCGTGGCGGGGGAGTGA
- a CDS encoding ethanolamine utilization protein EutQ, with protein MNQAVSGKGPVLLVDHHDLEFLPRGGPPGAAFVARAISNEISPNIGIGFARWEGAEVAWTLLYDEVIFVIEGCFELKANGELYRVKPGQLLWIPEGTELVYGGHALFGYVVHPGDWKQRQGLA; from the coding sequence ATGAACCAGGCCGTTTCCGGGAAGGGCCCGGTGCTGCTGGTCGATCACCATGATCTGGAGTTCCTCCCGCGCGGCGGACCGCCCGGCGCAGCCTTCGTGGCGCGGGCGATCAGCAACGAGATCTCGCCGAATATCGGCATCGGCTTCGCCCGCTGGGAGGGCGCCGAGGTGGCCTGGACCCTGCTGTATGACGAGGTGATCTTCGTCATCGAGGGCTGCTTCGAGCTCAAGGCCAACGGCGAGCTGTATCGCGTCAAGCCGGGGCAACTGCTGTGGATTCCCGAAGGCACCGAGCTGGTCTACGGCGGACATGCGCTGTTCGGTTATGTGGTCCATCCGGGTGACTGGAAACAACGGCAAGGTCTGGCTTAG
- a CDS encoding LysR substrate-binding domain-containing protein, translated as MKIQPLPPLNSLVAFESAARNLSFTLAAKELNVTQGAISRQVRLLEDYLGKTLFERTTREINLSPTGSHYYDTVREALLQLAHATGEIRHWRGAQQVTVVTSTAMASLWLLPRVAEFQRDNEEVDLRIIAYDHVKDFSRLDCDLALYYCRTPPKNMQVTPLFAEEVFPVCSPGYLAKHPDFCDPTQLATGTWLWLEDPQRDWISWPEWFQRLGYKAREPRHRININSYSMLIQSALSGQGIALAWSNLVDNYLQTGALVRPIDVTLHTDAQFCLLEPLGRSSRQSVQRFRNWLMEQVASAPGDEVQAG; from the coding sequence ATGAAGATTCAACCTCTGCCTCCACTCAACAGCCTGGTGGCGTTCGAGTCTGCCGCGCGAAACCTGAGTTTCACCCTCGCGGCCAAGGAACTGAACGTCACCCAGGGTGCGATCAGCCGACAGGTGCGTCTGCTCGAGGATTACCTCGGCAAGACCCTGTTCGAGCGCACCACCCGTGAAATCAACCTCAGCCCGACTGGCAGCCACTACTACGACACGGTGCGTGAAGCCCTGTTGCAGCTGGCCCATGCCACCGGCGAGATCCGTCACTGGCGTGGTGCGCAGCAGGTCACGGTGGTGACCAGTACCGCCATGGCCTCGCTCTGGTTGTTGCCGCGGGTCGCCGAGTTCCAGCGTGATAACGAAGAAGTGGACCTGCGCATCATCGCCTACGACCACGTCAAGGATTTCTCCCGCCTGGACTGCGACCTGGCGTTGTACTACTGCCGCACGCCGCCGAAGAACATGCAGGTGACACCGCTGTTCGCCGAAGAAGTATTCCCCGTGTGCAGCCCTGGCTACCTGGCCAAGCACCCGGATTTCTGCGACCCGACGCAGCTGGCCACCGGTACCTGGCTGTGGCTGGAAGACCCGCAGCGTGACTGGATCAGTTGGCCGGAGTGGTTCCAGCGCCTGGGCTACAAGGCGCGCGAGCCGCGGCATCGGATCAATATCAACAGCTACTCGATGCTGATCCAGTCGGCGTTGAGCGGGCAGGGTATTGCGCTGGCCTGGTCGAACCTGGTCGACAACTATTTGCAGACCGGCGCATTGGTGCGGCCCATCGATGTCACGCTGCACACCGATGCGCAATTCTGCTTGCTCGAGCCCCTCGGGCGCAGCAGTCGGCAGAGCGTGCAGCGCTTTCGCAACTGGTTGATGGAGCAGGTCGCCAGCGCCCCCGGTGATGAGGTCCAGGCGGGGTGA
- a CDS encoding MFS transporter, with protein sequence MLGLTQAFAALYLASLLMQLGSTLLMTYLALRLTAGGVAEFWGGALMAANALGMVVGGKVGQVLIGRVGHIRTYVACSGIICAAVLTHAFSEALPLWLLLRFVVGVAMMCQLMVVESWLNDCAQSDQRGRVLGIYMVAAYVGMMLGQLALSIDGNLGLHALLGVVIAFALSQVPVALTRSTHPTLPDSEPIDLRLFLQRVPQSLFTVLISGMINGGFYGLSSIYASRQGLSTVEVGQFMALAIAAGLLAQLPLGWLSDRLPRASLIRGVAALLILTCLPLAFYQGLSFGVLLLFSACIGFLQFCLYPLGVALANDNMEPRLRVSLAGLLLATFGVGACIGPLLAGALMGHFGPSSLYLFFAISAAVLAVAVGQGRVTGEHLQDDAPLQHQATPNALACTTLAAVIEPAVSVEERVEEAPSQRL encoded by the coding sequence TTGCTCGGATTGACCCAGGCGTTCGCTGCACTCTATCTGGCCAGCCTGCTGATGCAGCTCGGCTCGACCCTGCTGATGACTTATCTGGCGCTGCGCCTGACTGCCGGCGGCGTCGCCGAATTCTGGGGCGGCGCGCTGATGGCAGCCAATGCCCTGGGCATGGTGGTCGGCGGCAAGGTCGGCCAGGTGCTGATCGGCCGTGTCGGTCACATCCGTACCTACGTGGCCTGCTCCGGCATCATCTGCGCGGCGGTGCTGACGCATGCCTTCAGTGAGGCATTGCCCCTCTGGCTGTTGCTGCGTTTTGTCGTCGGCGTGGCGATGATGTGCCAGCTGATGGTGGTGGAGAGTTGGCTCAACGACTGCGCGCAGAGCGATCAGCGCGGCAGGGTGCTGGGCATCTACATGGTCGCGGCCTACGTCGGCATGATGCTCGGTCAACTGGCGCTGAGCATCGACGGCAATCTCGGCCTGCATGCGCTACTCGGCGTGGTCATCGCCTTCGCCCTGAGCCAGGTGCCAGTGGCGCTGACCCGCAGTACCCATCCGACCTTACCGGACTCCGAGCCGATCGACCTGCGTCTGTTTTTGCAGCGAGTGCCGCAGTCGCTGTTCACCGTACTGATCTCGGGCATGATCAACGGTGGTTTCTATGGCTTGTCGTCGATCTATGCCAGCCGACAGGGCCTGAGCACGGTCGAAGTGGGCCAGTTCATGGCCCTGGCGATTGCGGCTGGGCTGCTTGCACAACTACCACTGGGCTGGCTGTCGGATCGCCTGCCACGCGCCAGCCTGATTCGCGGTGTGGCGGCGTTGCTGATCCTGACCTGCCTGCCGCTGGCGTTCTATCAGGGCCTGTCGTTCGGCGTGCTGCTGCTGTTCAGCGCTTGCATTGGTTTCCTGCAGTTCTGCCTGTACCCGCTGGGCGTGGCCCTGGCCAACGACAACATGGAGCCGCGTCTACGCGTGTCACTGGCGGGTTTGTTGCTCGCTACCTTCGGTGTGGGCGCCTGCATCGGCCCGCTGCTGGCCGGTGCGCTGATGGGGCATTTCGGCCCCTCCAGCCTCTACCTGTTCTTTGCCATCAGCGCGGCGGTACTGGCGGTTGCCGTGGGACAAGGGCGCGTGACCGGCGAGCACCTGCAGGACGATGCGCCGCTGCAGCATCAGGCCACACCCAATGCCCTTGCCTGCACGACCCTGGCTGCGGTTATCGAGCCAGCGGTCAGCGTGGAGGAGCGAGTCGAGGAGGCACCCAGCCAGAGGCTCTGA
- a CDS encoding FAD-dependent oxidoreductase — protein sequence MLDISPVVAAAAAPLSTLLPVPPQPLQTLAADVRQPIVIIGSGYAGYGLAQALRRADAEVEIRVLTQESGHLYSKPALSIGLAQGKSADALAGESALAIEKRLKIRVYPHCTVERIDTTARRLHTNIGEMEYGQLVLASGAAPIRLPIEGASDALISVNNLHDYRSFRERLVGVRRVAILGDGLIGCEFANDLAASGFQVSVIGLGKWPMERLLPAEAGQHLQSALAALGVSWHLQNTLRRVDALEQGYRLSLANGESLEADLVLSAVGLQPNLGLAKCAGLVVGRGIQVDAQLQSSQPGIYALGDCIEVDGQLLPYLAPINQGIAALSKTLLGQPTAVSYPLMPVTVKTPAAPLCLLAPAPGTAGEWRCTPSADGLSAGFYDAQGLACGFVLLGRQAQTQRNSWLQSCQNAQRSVA from the coding sequence ATGCTCGACATCAGCCCGGTCGTCGCTGCCGCCGCAGCGCCGCTCAGCACGCTGCTGCCGGTGCCGCCGCAACCGCTGCAGACGCTGGCGGCCGACGTGCGTCAGCCCATCGTCATCATCGGTAGCGGTTATGCCGGTTATGGCCTGGCCCAGGCTCTGCGCCGCGCCGATGCCGAGGTGGAAATACGTGTGCTGACCCAGGAGTCCGGGCACCTGTATTCCAAGCCGGCGCTGTCCATCGGCCTGGCTCAGGGCAAGAGCGCCGACGCGCTGGCCGGTGAGTCGGCGCTGGCCATCGAGAAGCGCCTGAAGATTCGCGTCTACCCGCATTGCACGGTGGAGCGCATCGACACCACGGCGCGGCGCCTGCACACCAACATCGGTGAGATGGAATACGGCCAACTGGTGCTGGCCAGCGGTGCGGCGCCGATTCGCCTGCCTATCGAAGGGGCCAGCGACGCGCTGATCAGCGTCAACAACCTGCATGACTACCGCAGCTTCCGCGAACGCCTGGTCGGCGTGCGACGCGTGGCGATTCTCGGCGACGGTCTGATCGGCTGCGAGTTCGCCAACGACCTGGCGGCCAGCGGTTTTCAGGTCAGCGTTATCGGCCTGGGTAAGTGGCCAATGGAGCGCTTGCTGCCAGCCGAGGCCGGGCAACATCTGCAAAGTGCGCTGGCAGCGTTGGGCGTCAGCTGGCACTTGCAGAACACCCTGCGCCGCGTCGATGCACTGGAGCAGGGCTACCGCTTGAGCCTGGCCAATGGCGAAAGCCTGGAGGCCGATCTGGTGCTCTCGGCTGTCGGCCTGCAGCCCAATCTGGGCCTGGCCAAGTGTGCTGGGCTGGTCGTGGGCCGTGGGATTCAGGTCGATGCTCAGTTGCAGAGTTCGCAGCCGGGCATTTACGCGCTGGGTGACTGCATCGAGGTCGATGGGCAATTGCTGCCTTATTTGGCTCCGATCAACCAAGGCATCGCCGCGCTGAGCAAGACCTTGCTCGGCCAGCCGACGGCGGTGAGCTATCCGCTGATGCCGGTGACGGTGAAAACCCCGGCCGCGCCGCTGTGCCTGTTGGCGCCGGCGCCTGGCACTGCCGGTGAGTGGCGCTGCACACCGAGCGCCGATGGTCTGAGCGCCGGTTTCTACGATGCCCAGGGGCTGGCGTGCGGCTTCGTCCTGCTTGGACGACAGGCACAGACCCAACGCAACAGCTGGCTGCAAAGCTGCCAGAACGCACAACGATCAGTGGCCTGA
- a CDS encoding BCCT family transporter, producing the protein MKPMVAENIVGRDLNIRVLGLNFHRVIFPVSFSIILLLVLLALSNPVVFGETLEGIKGWILKNFDWFIIIMGNLAVLFCAGLALSPLGKVRLGGRDAKPEFSTLSWFSMMFAAGMGVGLLYWGVAEPVAQYTAWWKTPLNVAASTPEAAHAAMGATLYHWGLHPWAIYLTSALVVGYFSYNKGLPLSLSSGLQPLLGRGHRGLPGQMVDVFTVVLSIFGLATSLGLGAMQATAGIAHVLGTPNTFAFQLLFIVAVTGLAAFSLWRGLDAGVKVLSNINMLLALVLFLLVAVGIGGMAFFSNTLSAAVDYGQMFLPLSNWIDRPDQDWFQGWTVFYWAWWCTWGPLVGIFVARVSKGRTLRQMVGMVMLAPTVVTLLWFSAFGGGAIAQVIDGSGALAAGLSDVNMAIFQFLEMLPLAGIGSLLVVALLVFFMVTSVDSGALVIDNLSAGGDPDTQPVQRVLWLVMIALVTVTLFVIGGDTALKGIQAGAVAMGLPFMVLMLLLMIGLVKGLIEDCRN; encoded by the coding sequence ATGAAGCCTATGGTTGCGGAAAACATAGTCGGTCGAGACTTGAATATTCGAGTGCTCGGCTTGAACTTCCATCGCGTCATATTCCCCGTTTCCTTCTCCATCATCCTGTTGCTGGTTCTCCTGGCACTGAGCAATCCCGTGGTCTTCGGCGAGACGCTGGAAGGCATCAAGGGCTGGATCCTGAAGAATTTCGACTGGTTCATCATCATCATGGGCAATCTGGCGGTGCTGTTCTGCGCCGGTCTGGCGCTGTCACCGCTGGGTAAGGTGCGTCTCGGTGGGCGCGATGCCAAACCCGAATTCAGCACCCTGTCGTGGTTCTCCATGATGTTCGCCGCCGGCATGGGCGTCGGCCTGCTGTACTGGGGCGTCGCCGAGCCGGTGGCGCAATACACCGCCTGGTGGAAAACGCCGCTGAACGTGGCTGCCAGCACCCCGGAGGCCGCCCATGCGGCGATGGGCGCGACGCTGTATCACTGGGGCTTGCACCCTTGGGCGATCTACCTGACCAGCGCGCTGGTGGTGGGGTACTTCTCCTACAACAAGGGCCTGCCACTGTCGCTCAGCTCCGGTCTGCAGCCGCTGCTGGGGCGTGGGCATCGTGGCTTGCCGGGGCAGATGGTCGACGTGTTCACCGTGGTGCTGAGCATCTTCGGCCTGGCCACTTCCCTCGGTCTGGGCGCGATGCAGGCCACGGCCGGTATTGCCCACGTACTAGGCACCCCGAACACCTTCGCCTTTCAGCTGCTGTTCATCGTCGCGGTCACTGGTCTGGCAGCGTTCTCGCTGTGGCGGGGGCTGGATGCCGGGGTCAAGGTCCTGAGCAACATCAACATGCTGCTGGCGTTGGTGCTGTTTCTGCTGGTCGCGGTCGGTATTGGCGGCATGGCGTTCTTCTCCAACACCCTGAGCGCAGCGGTCGACTACGGTCAGATGTTCCTGCCACTGAGCAACTGGATCGATCGTCCTGATCAGGACTGGTTCCAGGGCTGGACGGTGTTCTATTGGGCCTGGTGGTGCACCTGGGGCCCGCTGGTGGGCATCTTCGTCGCCCGCGTTTCCAAGGGCCGCACCCTGCGCCAGATGGTGGGCATGGTGATGCTGGCGCCGACCGTGGTCACTCTGTTGTGGTTCTCTGCCTTTGGAGGCGGCGCCATCGCCCAGGTGATCGACGGCAGCGGTGCTCTGGCGGCAGGCCTCAGTGACGTCAACATGGCTATCTTCCAGTTCCTGGAAATGCTGCCGCTGGCCGGTATCGGTTCGCTGCTGGTGGTCGCCTTGTTGGTGTTCTTCATGGTGACGTCGGTGGACTCCGGTGCGCTGGTGATCGACAACCTGTCGGCCGGTGGCGACCCCGACACCCAGCCGGTGCAGCGCGTGCTGTGGCTGGTGATGATCGCGTTGGTGACCGTCACGTTGTTCGTGATTGGCGGCGATACTGCGCTCAAGGGCATTCAGGCTGGTGCTGTGGCCATGGGCCTGCCGTTCATGGTGCTGATGTTGTTGCTGATGATTGGTCTGGTCAAAGGCCTGATCGAAGACTGCCGCAACTGA
- a CDS encoding Xaa-Pro peptidase family protein, which yields MFENKNKYLADEVATQPLRNPVSGETHRAARAYRLQRVRQQLKAADCAAILLYDPVNIRYATDTSNMQVWTLHNYARYALVFADGPVVLFEFHNCEHLHEGNELLDEIRPAINWSYFGAGSRIGEKALAWADDIQAVIRQHAGDKVRLAVDKADLEGLDLLREAGLTLIEGHSLMEQARRIKSSEELELMRWTIAVCERGIQRMHDELRPGMTENELWAWLHYENVRHGGEWIETRLLASGPRTNPWMQESSDREMEEGEIVCFDTDLIGPYGYCADISRAWTVGHVAPSAEQRKLYRLAHEQVQHNMALLRPGLSHREFVEQSWDIPPAYWHNRYCCVVHGVGLVDEYPALAHKGADWASSGYDGVFEENMVLCVESYIGEQGGKEGIKLEQQVLITANGCEALSRYPWQTDWL from the coding sequence ATGTTCGAAAACAAGAATAAGTATCTAGCCGACGAGGTCGCCACGCAGCCACTGCGCAATCCGGTCAGTGGCGAGACCCACAGGGCTGCTCGCGCCTATCGTTTGCAGCGAGTTCGTCAGCAACTCAAGGCCGCCGATTGCGCGGCCATACTGCTGTATGACCCGGTGAACATCCGCTACGCCACCGACACCTCCAACATGCAGGTGTGGACGCTGCATAACTACGCCCGCTATGCGCTGGTATTCGCCGATGGGCCTGTGGTGCTGTTCGAGTTCCACAATTGCGAGCACCTGCACGAGGGCAACGAGCTGCTCGACGAGATACGCCCAGCGATCAACTGGAGCTATTTCGGTGCCGGCTCGCGCATCGGCGAGAAGGCGCTGGCCTGGGCCGACGATATCCAGGCGGTGATTCGCCAGCATGCCGGAGACAAGGTGCGCCTGGCGGTGGACAAGGCCGACCTGGAAGGCCTCGACCTGCTGCGCGAGGCTGGCCTGACGCTGATAGAAGGGCACAGCCTGATGGAGCAGGCCCGGCGGATCAAATCCTCCGAGGAGTTGGAATTGATGCGCTGGACCATCGCCGTGTGCGAGCGCGGCATCCAGCGCATGCACGATGAACTGCGCCCCGGCATGACCGAGAACGAGCTGTGGGCCTGGCTGCATTACGAGAACGTGCGCCACGGTGGTGAATGGATCGAAACCCGCCTGCTGGCCTCAGGGCCGCGTACCAATCCCTGGATGCAGGAGTCCAGCGACCGGGAGATGGAGGAAGGTGAGATCGTCTGCTTCGACACCGACCTGATCGGCCCATACGGCTACTGCGCCGACATCTCTCGAGCCTGGACTGTCGGCCACGTTGCCCCCAGCGCCGAGCAGCGCAAGCTCTATCGTCTGGCCCATGAACAGGTACAGCACAACATGGCGCTGTTGCGTCCGGGCTTGAGTCACCGCGAGTTCGTCGAGCAGTCCTGGGACATTCCGCCGGCCTATTGGCACAACCGTTATTGCTGCGTCGTGCACGGCGTCGGCCTGGTCGACGAGTACCCGGCTCTGGCGCACAAGGGCGCAGACTGGGCCAGCAGCGGCTACGACGGCGTATTCGAGGAAAACATGGTGCTCTGTGTGGAAAGCTATATCGGCGAGCAGGGCGGCAAGGAGGGCATCAAGCTGGAGCAACAGGTACTGATCACCGCCAACGGCTGTGAAGCCCTGTCGCGCTACCCGTGGCAAACGGATTGGCTGTGA